A genomic stretch from Cellulomonas sp. KRMCY2 includes:
- a CDS encoding SulP family inorganic anion transporter has product MGRGRVETIFPGVGVARRYERSWLRPDLTAGAVLVALLIPAGMAYAEAAGLPPVTGLYATIVPLLAYAVFGPSRVLVLGPDSSLAPMIAAAVLPLALGSSGRAVSLAGMLALLMGLILMAGRALRLGFVTRLLSKPIRVGYLNGIALVVIAAQLPKLLGISVRGGSVWDYLGQTIRGLADGEANGAAVVIGIGSLGAIVVPRLLRSTLPGVVLAVVGSATATAVLGLGGRLPVVGALPPGLPAPALSGLQLSDVMDLLGPAAGIALIAFADTSVLSRALASRHGYTADGNQEMGALGVANAASGLLGGFPVSGSASRTPVAVQAGARTQLVGVVAAALLVAFMALAPGLPAYLPSSTLAAVVIVAAASMVDVTTLVRLARMSRIETALLIAAFLGVAFIGVLQGIVVAIGLSLMAFVRQAWDPYRTELVSIEDVPGYHDLSRHPEGRRIPGLVIARFDAPLFFANGDVFDAHVRRLVAEAPGPVRWVVVAAEPITGVDTTAIDDLVELDDHLDRAGISLVFAEMKGPIKDRLVRFGVGSRFGPDHFFPTVNSAVKAYRRTYDI; this is encoded by the coding sequence ATGGGCCGCGGACGGGTCGAGACGATCTTCCCCGGCGTCGGTGTGGCCCGACGCTACGAGAGGTCGTGGCTCCGGCCCGATCTGACCGCGGGGGCCGTCCTCGTGGCGCTGCTGATCCCGGCCGGGATGGCCTATGCCGAGGCCGCCGGGTTGCCTCCTGTCACGGGTCTGTACGCGACGATCGTGCCGCTGCTCGCCTACGCGGTCTTCGGGCCGTCACGGGTCCTGGTGCTGGGACCGGACTCGTCGCTGGCACCCATGATCGCCGCGGCCGTCCTGCCGCTGGCCCTCGGCAGCTCCGGACGCGCCGTGTCGCTGGCCGGGATGCTGGCCCTGCTCATGGGCCTGATCCTGATGGCCGGTCGGGCGCTCCGGCTCGGTTTCGTCACCCGACTGCTCTCCAAACCCATCCGGGTCGGCTACCTCAACGGCATCGCGCTGGTCGTGATCGCCGCCCAGCTGCCCAAGCTGCTGGGGATCTCCGTCCGGGGAGGCTCGGTGTGGGACTACCTCGGGCAGACGATCCGTGGCCTGGCCGACGGCGAGGCCAACGGCGCGGCCGTGGTGATCGGCATCGGCTCGTTGGGCGCGATCGTCGTTCCGAGGCTGCTCCGCTCGACGCTGCCGGGGGTCGTGCTGGCGGTCGTCGGATCAGCGACCGCGACGGCCGTCCTCGGCCTCGGGGGAAGGCTTCCGGTGGTCGGCGCCCTGCCCCCGGGGCTCCCGGCGCCGGCCCTGTCGGGACTGCAGCTGAGCGATGTCATGGACCTCCTGGGGCCTGCCGCAGGGATCGCCCTCATCGCCTTCGCGGACACCAGCGTCCTCTCCCGGGCCCTGGCGAGCCGTCACGGTTACACCGCCGACGGCAACCAGGAGATGGGTGCTCTGGGTGTCGCGAACGCTGCGAGCGGGCTGCTCGGCGGATTCCCGGTGTCCGGCAGCGCGTCGCGGACGCCCGTGGCCGTCCAGGCCGGGGCACGCACCCAGCTGGTCGGGGTCGTGGCGGCAGCGCTGCTGGTCGCGTTCATGGCCCTGGCACCCGGTCTACCCGCCTACCTGCCGTCCAGCACGCTCGCCGCCGTCGTCATCGTCGCCGCTGCCTCGATGGTGGACGTCACGACCCTGGTGCGCCTCGCGCGGATGAGCCGCATCGAGACCGCGCTGCTCATCGCGGCCTTCCTCGGAGTCGCCTTCATCGGGGTGCTCCAGGGCATCGTCGTGGCGATCGGCCTGTCGTTGATGGCATTCGTGCGGCAGGCGTGGGACCCGTACCGCACGGAGCTGGTCAGCATCGAGGACGTGCCCGGGTACCACGACCTGAGTCGGCATCCCGAGGGCCGGCGCATCCCCGGTCTGGTGATCGCCCGCTTCGACGCTCCGCTGTTCTTCGCCAACGGTGACGTGTTCGACGCCCACGTCCGCCGGCTCGTCGCGGAGGCACCCGGACCGGTGCGGTGGGTGGTCGTCGCCGCAGAGCCCATCACCGGGGTCGACACCACGGCGATCGATGATCTCGTCGAGCTCGACGACCACCTCGACCGCGCCGGGATCAGTCTGGTCTTCGCGGAGATGAAGGGCCCGATCAAGGACCGTCTGGTCAGGTTCGGTGTCGGCAGCAGGTTCGGTCCGGACCACTTCTTCCCCACCGTGAACAGCGCGGTCAAGGCCTATCGCCGGACCTACGACATCTGA
- a CDS encoding methylglyoxal synthase has product MASISASNPAPPVSDAAALTPRTTPRHIALVAHDNMKVDLLRWAEYNRGTLAQHVLYATGTTGTMLEYELGLKVHRFLSGPVGGDQQIGARIAEGLITMLIFFWDPLEPQPHDPDVKALLRIGTVWNVPMACNVASADLMISSPLLASAYEGQRPDHGPRTWDGTVPTA; this is encoded by the coding sequence ATGGCATCGATCAGCGCCTCGAACCCCGCTCCACCCGTCTCGGACGCCGCTGCCCTGACGCCGCGGACGACCCCTCGGCACATCGCACTCGTCGCGCACGACAACATGAAGGTCGATCTGCTCCGGTGGGCCGAGTACAACCGCGGGACGTTGGCCCAGCACGTGCTCTACGCGACCGGCACCACCGGGACGATGCTCGAGTACGAGCTCGGGCTGAAGGTCCATCGGTTCCTGTCCGGACCCGTGGGCGGTGACCAGCAGATCGGCGCGCGGATCGCCGAGGGCCTCATCACCATGCTGATCTTCTTCTGGGATCCGCTCGAACCCCAGCCCCACGACCCCGACGTCAAGGCGCTGCTGCGCATCGGCACCGTCTGGAACGTGCCGATGGCGTGCAACGTCGCGTCGGCCGACCTCATGATCTCCAGCCCGCTCCTCGCGAGCGCGTACGAGGGCCAGCGGCCGGACCACGGCCCCCGCACCTGGGACGGGACGGTCCCGACCGCCTGA
- a CDS encoding dienelactone hydrolase family protein: MTRETLTIGDRTTSLHLSPQRGTPPAGVVVLHAWWGLNDDVVAYADRLADAGFAVAAPDLFEGRLATTIEEAERLSESLEEDVADAFVLASVDALVAAIGDPTARVAAIGFSMGAPWALWLPARRPEVVASVVYYGTMQGPTLSQARTPVLGHFAENDEYEPEEGVTALDSTLRTAGREVGLHRYPGTGHWFAEPSRDAYVPAAAGLAFDRTVAFLRRELLEKG; encoded by the coding sequence ATGACACGAGAGACCCTCACCATCGGTGACCGGACGACGTCGCTCCACCTGTCGCCCCAGCGCGGGACGCCTCCGGCCGGCGTCGTCGTCCTGCACGCGTGGTGGGGCCTGAACGACGACGTCGTCGCGTATGCCGATCGGCTCGCTGACGCCGGGTTCGCCGTCGCCGCTCCGGACCTGTTCGAGGGTCGCCTGGCGACGACGATCGAGGAGGCTGAACGGCTCTCCGAGTCGCTCGAGGAGGACGTGGCCGACGCCTTCGTCCTCGCGTCGGTCGACGCCCTGGTCGCCGCGATCGGTGATCCGACGGCCAGGGTGGCGGCGATCGGCTTCTCGATGGGCGCGCCGTGGGCCCTCTGGCTCCCCGCCCGCCGGCCCGAGGTCGTCGCCTCGGTCGTCTACTACGGCACGATGCAGGGCCCGACCCTGAGCCAGGCCCGGACGCCGGTCCTCGGTCACTTCGCCGAGAACGACGAGTACGAGCCGGAGGAGGGCGTCACGGCCCTCGACTCGACGCTCCGCACGGCTGGCCGCGAGGTCGGGCTGCATCGCTATCCGGGCACGGGTCACTGGTTCGCCGAGCCGTCGCGCGACGCCTACGTCCCGGCGGCGGCCGGGCTCGCCTTCGACCGGACGGTCGCCTTCCTGCGCCGCGAGCTCCTCGAGAAGGGCTAG
- a CDS encoding helix-turn-helix domain-containing protein — protein MLDAALSLMGERGMSVSLEHLSLEEVIRAAGVSRTSAYRRWPYKDLFLSDLLLELARGNDLGEVSLPLADAVSDLLADRATELHTEAGRRDFGVELLRTASQSDLERISTSVHFRTYIALRATFLGLPDGELRGAVGAALSETERRFTAGRAAVFAETAGLLGYRIAPPLTGRDGFELVARAVGATMTGMVVAALADPDLVSETRTLRAFGSSRFAEWSTPAFVLTGIVVAHLEPDPDVQWDSFRVQHLGGVLRGRLMALATSDGDRRRGRSA, from the coding sequence ATGCTCGACGCGGCCCTGAGCCTGATGGGCGAGCGGGGGATGAGCGTCAGCCTCGAGCACCTCAGCCTCGAGGAGGTGATCCGTGCGGCGGGGGTCTCCAGGACGTCGGCGTACCGGCGCTGGCCGTACAAGGACCTGTTCCTGAGCGACCTGCTGCTCGAGCTGGCCCGGGGCAACGACCTGGGCGAGGTCAGCCTGCCGCTGGCGGACGCGGTGAGCGACCTCCTGGCGGACCGCGCGACCGAGCTGCACACCGAGGCCGGTCGTCGTGACTTCGGCGTCGAGCTGTTGCGGACCGCATCCCAGTCGGATCTCGAGCGGATCTCGACCTCGGTGCACTTCCGTACCTACATCGCCCTCCGGGCGACGTTCCTCGGCCTGCCCGACGGCGAGCTGCGGGGTGCTGTCGGCGCGGCGCTCAGCGAGACCGAGCGCCGTTTCACCGCGGGCCGGGCCGCGGTCTTCGCCGAGACGGCCGGGCTGCTGGGCTACCGGATCGCGCCGCCCCTGACCGGTCGGGACGGGTTCGAGCTGGTGGCCCGCGCGGTCGGCGCGACCATGACCGGGATGGTCGTCGCCGCGCTGGCCGACCCCGATCTCGTCAGCGAGACGCGGACCCTCCGGGCCTTCGGTTCGAGCCGGTTCGCGGAGTGGTCGACGCCGGCGTTCGTGCTCACCGGAATCGTCGTCGCGCACCTCGAACCCGATCCGGACGTCCAGTGGGACAGCTTCCGCGTCCAGCACCTGGGTGGCGTGCTCCGCGGTCGGCTGATGGCCCTTGCGACGTCGGACGGCGACCGACGGCGGGGTCGATCGGCCTGA
- a CDS encoding nitroreductase/quinone reductase family protein → MTADPAHRRDRVLRHPGATLARWMYRGGHPNRLARLMNRSAERQYSAGLLSPRRAVTLEVRGRVSGRTISFPVVVADHDGQQYLVSMLGEDVNWVRNVRAADGEAVIRRGRRRPVRLDEVPPADRAPILRRYLALAPGGRPHIPVDRHAPLGDFERVAGSYPVFRIVG, encoded by the coding sequence ATGACTGCGGACCCGGCGCACCGGCGAGACCGCGTCCTGCGGCACCCGGGCGCGACCCTGGCGCGCTGGATGTACCGCGGGGGGCACCCCAACCGCCTCGCCCGGCTGATGAACCGGAGCGCCGAGCGCCAGTACTCCGCCGGGCTCCTGTCACCTCGCCGCGCGGTCACCCTGGAGGTGCGCGGGAGGGTCAGCGGCCGGACCATCTCCTTCCCCGTGGTGGTTGCCGACCACGACGGGCAGCAGTACCTCGTCTCCATGCTCGGCGAGGACGTCAACTGGGTGCGCAACGTCCGCGCGGCCGACGGGGAGGCGGTCATCCGTCGCGGTCGACGGCGGCCCGTCCGGCTCGACGAGGTGCCACCGGCCGACCGCGCCCCGATCCTTCGCCGCTATCTCGCACTGGCTCCTGGTGGCCGGCCGCACATCCCGGTCGACCGGCACGCCCCGCTCGGCGACTTCGAACGCGTCGCCGGCTCCTACCCCGTCTTCCGGATCGTCGGCTGA